Proteins from a genomic interval of Trifolium pratense cultivar HEN17-A07 linkage group LG6, ARS_RC_1.1, whole genome shotgun sequence:
- the LOC123889231 gene encoding origin of replication complex subunit 5-like, which translates to MDKEEAPQIPRRTTRSLSSTSTSNTKTASKENNSRESLTINDLLVGGDPISLDDIISSFPGRSTQIHEIVRLLGPLNSPILPMFVYGGASTGKTSIILQLFKHLQRPLVYSSCRTCYNQRILFESVLNQLLLHRKNAANCYTNAKRCERPSDFINFLREALTSVIDNLKVKSEKSISEKNIHGGMGNMIYLVFDNFHLVRDWDKSSTILPLLFNLHDMLKMPEVSLIFISSTSPDTFYSTNMGYVEPIPIYFPDYTEGDMRQILLRNQANQKLYSSFLDVALRPFCRITRQVGELSSALKPLFEKYCEPLSDKGKGVVPNEDMKRRLFNHIKPHIASSLNDVFKVSSPPSSEAESGKETKLKGNLKRSEEIGDLDFHMSTSAKYLLISAFLASRNPATLDASLFDSKGGSDNRKRKRKASEKALEKKEMLEEELLMKGPGTFPMERLIAIFQCIVSVGEDPSDEEEKNNEELGAQCGSGSLMSDVLLQLSTLCNANFIFRGKSCPIEGATRYRSTISEDLALKVARSLKFPLSKYLYRS; encoded by the exons ATGGATAAAGAGGAAGCCCCGCAAATCCCCAGAAGAACAACAAGGTCTTTATCTTCAACATCGACTTCAAATACTAAAACTGCATCAAAAGAAAACAACAGCCGTGAATCCCTAACAATCAATGACCTTTTGGTTGGAGGAGACCCTATTAGCCTAGATGATATCATTTCCAGTTTTCCCGGTAGAAGTACTCAGATTCATGAGATTGTGCGTCTTTTAGGACCTTTGAATTCGCCAATACTTCCTATGTTTGTGTATGGAGGTGCTTCTACTGGAAAAACCAGTATCATTCTTCAATTATTCAAACATCTCCAAAGGCCTCTTGTTTATTCTAGTTGTAGGACGTGTTATAACCAACGTATCTTGTTCGAGTCTGTTCTAAATCAGTTACTTCTCCATAGAAAAAATGCTGCCAATTGTTATACAAATGCAAAGCGTTGTGAAAGACCGTCCgattttatcaattttcttcgTGAAGCATTGACTAGTGTTATAGACAATCTGAAGGTGAAATCAGAAAAATCGATCtcagaaaagaatatacatggGGGAATGGGAAATATGATCTACTTGGTATTTGACAATTTTCATCTTGTTCGAGATTGGGACAAAAGCTCGACGATATTGCCCTTACTGTTTAATCTCCATGATATGCTAAAGATGCCTGAGGTTAGTCTGATTTTCATCAGCAGTACTTCACCAGATACCTTTTACTCTACTAACATGGGTTATGTGGAGCCTATCCCCATTTACTTTCCGGATTACACAGAAGGTGATATGCGTCAAATCTTATTGAGAAACCAAGCAAACCAGAAGTTGTATTCCTCATTTCTCGA TGTAGCTCTGAGGCCTTTCTGCAGAATTACTAGGCAAGTTGGTGAGTTGTCTTCTGCATTAAAGCCACTATTTGAAAAATATTGCGAACCTTTAAGTGATAAGGGAAAGGGGGTTGTTCCTAATGAAGACATGAAGAGGAGGCTATTCAATCACATCAAGCCTCATATTGCTTCCTCTCTGAATGATGTATTTAAGGTTTCATCTCCTCCTTCAAGTGAAGCTGAAAGTGGTAAAGAGACAAAGCTTAAGGGGAATCTGAAGAGATCGGAGGAAATCGGTGATCTTGATTTTCATATGTCGACCAGTGCAAAGTATCTTCTTATTTCAGCATTTCTTGCCTCCAGAAACCCTGCTACTCTTGATGCTTCACTTTTTGATTCCAAAGGTGGTTCTGATAATCGAAAGCGAAAGAGGAA GGCCTCTGAGAAAGCGCTCGAAAAGAAGGAAATGTTAGAAGAGGAACTACTGATGAAAGGACCTGGAACTTTCCCAATGGAGAGATTGATAGCCATCTTTCAGTGTATTGTTTCTGTTGGAGAAGATCCATCtgatgaagaggaaaaaaaCAATGAAGAATTAGGAGCTCAATGTGGCAGCGGTTCACTGATGTCTGATGTTCTTTTGCAGCTATCCACTCTCTGCAATGCTAATTTTATTTTCAGAGGAAAGAGTTGTCCAATTGAAGGCGCTACTCGTTATCGATCAACTATATCTGAAGACCTGGCTTTAAAG GTTGCCAGGAGCCTAAAGTTCCCACTGTCAAAGTATCTGTACAGAAGTTAG
- the LOC123891848 gene encoding uncharacterized protein LOC123891848, whose amino-acid sequence MTYLGDTSQKFATLDDVVTWARDVGDANKVGIIITRSDKKNGIRGRNDKLILGCDKGGKYDSSENSTTTASKKCNCPFKIRATPSTDGSGWKVQVIHGVHNHGLLDQYHGHPRKARLTADENKRVQDLTKRKVAPRHIVLDLKDQNPESVVGATLIYRKRHMMQIQERDSKTELQHLLQWLDDAKYISWNRRKDDGSDVLSDIFWAHPDSIKLLNLFPIVLVMDCTYKTNKYRQPLLDITGITSTNMTVAVGFAYMESEKTDNYHWALGKLKEFVTKQDIFPRVKNLWRAVVESPNEVEYQQRLNAFQQACVNSNKFVEYVNNTWLAPHKEQFVAALTNRVMHLGNTTTNRVESAHWKLKQMLEHSKGELCKSLEAMNNNIILQVDKIKKSFQKSFYYLEKTHYSPFFQYLRNFVSRAAMTLISDEMKRIDIVGTDKNLCGCKLRSTCELPCACELSGYTTSGGPIPLDSVHGHWKKLTMEEPLEDDTEDGYELDMSNAMETIWTRFRSLDIVGKRALKSKVFELVYPASSS is encoded by the exons atgACTTATCTCGGCGATACAAGTCAAAAATTTGCTACCCTAGATGATGTTGTCACATGGGCTCGagatgttggagatgccaatAAAGTCGGTATTATCATTACTCGGTCGGATAAAAAGAACGGAATAAGAGGAAGAAATGACAAGTTGATTTTGGGTTGTGACAAAGGTGGAAAGTATGACTCTTCAGAAAATTCCACGACAACTGCATCGAAAAAGTGTAActgtccatttaaaattagagCTACACCTTCAACAGATGGTTCGGGATGGAAAGTTCAGGTTATTCATGGAGTTCACAACCACGGGCTACTTGACCAATATCATGGTCATCCTCGCAAGGCACGTTTAACCGCTGATGAAAACAAACGTGTTCAAGATTTGACAAAGCGTAAAGTAGCACCAAGGCACATTGTTTTAGATTTGAAAGATCAAAATCCAGAGTCTGTTGTTGGTGCCACACTTATATATAGGAAAAGACACATGATGCAAATACAGGAAAGAGACTCCAAAACAGAGCTGCAACACTTGCTGCAGTGGTTAGATGATGCAAAATATATCAGCTGGAATAGAAGAAAAGATGATGGCTCCGATGTTTTGAGTGATATTTTTTGGGCGCATCCAGATTCAATCAAGTTGTTGAACTTGTTTCCCATTGTTTTGGTTATGGACTGCACatacaaaactaataaatatagaCAGCCACTGCTTGACATTACTGGCATAACGTCAACTAACATGACAGTTGCTGTTGGATTTGCTTACATGGAATCTGAGAAGACGGACAATTATCATTGGGCGTTAGGTAAGTTGAAGGAATTTGTTACTAAGCAAGATATATTTCCTAGA GTGAAAAATTTGTGGAGAGCTGTTGTTGAAAGTCCAAATGAGGTGGAGTACCAGCAGCGGTTGAATGCGTTTCAGCAAGCATGTGTTAATTCAAACAAGTTTGTCGAATATGTCAATAACACCTGGTTGGCCCCTCACAAAGAACAATTTGTTGCAGCATTGACCAATCGAGTGATGCATTTAGGAAACACAACGACTAATag AGTTGAGTCTGCACATTGGAAACTGAAGCAAATGTTGGAACACAGCAAAGGAGAATTATGCAAGTCTTTGGAAGCAATGAATAACAACATAATACTACAAGTTGACAAAATTAAGAAATCTTTTCAAAAGAGTTTTTATTATTTAGAGAAGACACACTACAgtccattttttcaatatttgagaAACTTTGTCTCCAGGGCCGCTATGACACTAATTTCTGATGAGATGAAGAGAATTGACATTGTTGGAACAGATAAAAACTTGTGTGGTTGCAAACTTAGGTCAACATGTGAGTTGCCTTGTGCTTGTGAATTGAGTGGATATACAACCAGCGGTGGACCGATACCGTTAGATTCAGTTCACGGTCACTGGAAGAAATTAACTATGGAAGAACCATTGGAGGATGACACAGAGGATGGATATGAGTTGGACATGAGTAATGCAATGGAGACAATATGGACTCGATTTCGGTCACTTGATATTGTTGGTAAAAGAGCGTTGAAGAGTAAAGTGTTTGAACTTGTTTATCCAGCCTCAAGTTCATGA